The following proteins are encoded in a genomic region of Sparus aurata chromosome 11, fSpaAur1.1, whole genome shotgun sequence:
- the LOC115591671 gene encoding complement factor H-related protein 1-like: MRSSLILLFLQLWGNVQVSVSQNVTCTELPYVPHAYLSEETERAQYLEGHVIHFTCEMGYISGPTIRYVCTNGGWVDIHKGPCYLRPCELPDDTPNGYYQLIHGAEFVFGSTIKYFCNEGYQMMSRVDTRTCMLNKWSNHVPICEALSCEPPPADGRIKINGLLDNEEPILPDRFLTFGCDDPGTYLNGSSMLICGKDGKWDKPFPSCEDITCQVKEMHNHLSVAGLSTANKTVKSGHTIWFQCNSPYILDGSEAIECLQSGEWSAPFPTCTKKCEVTGVPNNVHITPNVRNNHVRTGQKLRFTCRYRGHFLRGDAVVECLADGQWSAPFPTCGDPLGCDSPPPLADGDIKGSFRFQYSHGERVEYICQNLYEMLGGPFQTCENGKWLGTMRCLRPCTVDADVMSRHNIAFKYKRYDKLYAPHNDEIEFKCVTGRPYGTLNMRSRCIDGVMPLPTCR, encoded by the exons ATGCGATCATCTTTAATCCTCCTTTTTCTCCAACTGTGGGGCAACGTACAAGTTTCTGTATCACAGAATG TAACTTGTACAGAGCTCCCTTATGTTCCTCACGCCTACTTGtcagaagagacagaaagagctCAGTATCTTGAAGGACATGTGATACATTTCACTTGTGAAATGGGTTACATATCAGGTCCAACCATCAGATATGTATGTACAAATGGAGGCTGGGTGGACATTCACAAGGGACCATGCTACT tgagacCATGTGAACTTCCTGATGACACCCCCAATGGTTATTATCAACTTATCCATGGTGCAGAATTTGTTTTTGGATCAACTATCAAATATTTTTGTAATGAAGG GTATCAAATGATGAGCAGGGTTGACACCAGGACTTGTATGCTGAACAAATGGTCCAATCATGTGCCAATTTGTGAAG CTTTGAGCTGTGAACCTCCGCCTGCAGATGGACGGAtaaaaataaatggtttattaGATAATGAAGAACCCATACTTCCTGATCGTTTCCTCACCTTCGGATGTGACGATCCGGGGACATATCTGAACGGCAGTTCAATGCTGATATGTGGCAAAGATGGAAAGTGGGATAAGCCATTCCCCTCTTGTGAAG ACATCACTTGTCAAGTCAAAGAGATGCACAATCATCTTAGTGTGGCTGGACTGTCAACAGCGAATAAAACAGTGAAGAGTGGACATACAATATGGTTTCAGTGCAACAGTCCATATATACTGGATGGATCTGAAGCAATTGAATGCCTACAGTCTGGGGAGTGGAGTGCACCTTTTCCAACTTGTACCA aaaaatgcgAAGTCACAGGTGTACCAAACAATGTACATATCACTCCAAATGTACGGAACAATCATGTAAGGACAGGACAAAAGTTACGTTTCACTTGCCGCTATCGTGGACACTTTCTTCGAGGGGATGCAGTGGTTGAATGTCTGGCAGATGGACAGTGGAGTGCTCCCTTCCCAACATGTGGAG ATCCTTTGGGTTGTGATAGTCCACCACCCCTAGCGGATGGGGACATCAAGGGAAGTTTTCGATTCCAGTACAGTCACGGTGAAAGGGTTGAATACATCTGTCAGAATCTATACGAAATGTTGGGTGGCCCTTTCCAAACCTGCGAGAATGGCAAATGGCTTGGAACGATGAGATGCCTCA GACCCTGCACAGTGGATGCTGATGTCATGAGCAGACATAATATTGCCTTCAAATATAAGCGTTATGATAAGCTGTATGCACCCCATAATGATGAAATCGAGTTCAAATGTGTCACCGGAAGACCTTATGGCACATTGAACATGCGTTCGAGATGTATTGATGGTGTGATGCCCCTTCCTACCTGCCGCTAA